In Paenibacillus sp. FSL R7-0345, a single window of DNA contains:
- a CDS encoding zinc ribbon domain-containing protein, producing MSFFDKFKAGVSEAGNKAKTVVEVNRLKLQNSGKQSEIDKQYQAMGKQLFEATLQGSPLPTDAYAVNMSRILALKAEIEANLEQISALGDVKICKDCNSTVPADARFCPNCGHTFEAPREP from the coding sequence GTGAGTTTTTTTGATAAGTTCAAGGCAGGGGTAAGCGAGGCGGGCAACAAAGCCAAGACTGTTGTAGAGGTAAACCGCCTCAAACTGCAGAACAGCGGCAAGCAAAGTGAAATCGACAAGCAGTATCAAGCGATGGGCAAACAGCTGTTTGAAGCCACCCTTCAGGGCTCACCGTTGCCAACTGATGCTTATGCGGTAAACATGAGCCGTATTCTTGCGCTGAAAGCGGAAATTGAAGCCAATCTGGAGCAGATTTCTGCACTGGGTGATGTGAAAATATGCAAAGACTGCAACAGCACTGTGCCGGCGGATGCGCGGTTTTGTCCGAACTGCGGGCATACGTTTGAGGCCCCGCGGGAGCCGTAA
- a CDS encoding OmpA family protein — protein MARVVRNERQMSRVHEGEKESFWVSYTDLMSALLVIFALVLMVTIFNTQSAYEEKEAAVIEKEAAINKTNEMIADVVGVKSQIIQELIAAFADSDLALEVDPQTGAIRFSGGVFFDTNSSQVSVDGRSYLQQFIPQYIQILLSDRFRGEISQIIVEGHTDTAGGYLYNLKLSQDRALSVVQEVFQPGFPDFPFKEELKGVITANGRSFSIPILKQDSTIDPEKSRRVEFKFRLKDDQMIDQLQQLGETNGN, from the coding sequence ATGGCTAGAGTAGTTCGAAATGAACGGCAAATGTCGCGGGTACATGAGGGTGAGAAGGAAAGCTTTTGGGTATCATATACGGATTTAATGTCAGCTCTGCTTGTTATTTTCGCCTTGGTTCTTATGGTTACTATATTTAACACGCAGTCTGCATATGAAGAGAAAGAGGCTGCAGTAATTGAAAAAGAGGCAGCTATAAACAAAACCAATGAAATGATTGCGGATGTAGTAGGGGTAAAGTCACAGATCATCCAGGAATTAATTGCTGCTTTCGCAGATTCCGATCTTGCTTTAGAAGTAGACCCACAGACAGGAGCGATCCGGTTTTCCGGAGGAGTATTTTTTGATACCAATAGCAGTCAGGTATCCGTTGACGGACGATCATACTTGCAGCAGTTTATCCCGCAATATATTCAGATATTGCTGTCCGACCGTTTTCGGGGAGAAATCTCCCAAATCATTGTAGAGGGTCATACGGACACGGCAGGGGGCTATTTGTATAATTTGAAATTGTCGCAAGACAGGGCATTATCAGTTGTGCAGGAAGTATTCCAGCCTGGTTTTCCTGACTTTCCATTTAAAGAGGAACTTAAGGGTGTTATTACGGCCAATGGCCGCTCCTTTAGTATCCCTATTTTGAAGCAAGATAGCACTATTGATCCGGAAAAATCCAGACGTGTAGAATTTAAGTTCCGTCTAAAGGATGATCAAATGATTGATCAGCTGCAGCAATTAGGTGAAACTAATGGAAATTAA